The proteins below are encoded in one region of Bacillota bacterium:
- a CDS encoding insulinase family protein: protein MDEAVSTRLPSEINLHVKRTPKFKTVYSVLTMHSDLSWEAATKNALLPTVLRRGTRRYPLTVDLMRHLDRLYGAALTASVGKRGERHLIILGMEVANAKYLPDEDDLVEVGLRSLWELAFDPATVDGAFRRDYVDQEKVNLERRIRSIIDDKHAYAFKRCTEEMFSEEPMRVHKLGRVEDVHPVTPGTLADWY from the coding sequence TTGGACGAAGCCGTGTCCACCCGCCTGCCCAGTGAGATCAACCTCCACGTGAAGAGGACTCCCAAGTTCAAGACAGTCTACTCCGTTCTCACTATGCATTCAGATCTTTCGTGGGAGGCAGCGACCAAGAATGCTCTCCTCCCCACGGTCCTGAGGCGCGGGACCAGACGCTATCCGCTCACTGTTGACCTCATGCGCCACCTCGATCGGCTGTACGGCGCGGCTCTTACAGCATCCGTGGGCAAGCGCGGCGAGAGGCATCTGATCATCCTTGGAATGGAGGTCGCAAATGCGAAGTACCTCCCGGACGAGGATGACCTTGTCGAGGTGGGTCTCCGTAGCCTATGGGAGCTAGCTTTCGATCCCGCCACTGTGGATGGAGCCTTTCGCCGGGACTACGTGGACCAGGAGAAGGTGAATCTCGAGAGGCGGATCCGGAGCATCATCGACGACAAGCACGCCTACGCTTTCAAGAGGTGCACGGAGGAGATGTTCTCCGAGGAGCCTATGAGAGTCCACAAGCTCGGAAGGGTTGAAGATGTGCACCCAGTTACGCCCGGGACCCTCGCTGATTGGTAC
- a CDS encoding NADH-dependent [FeFe] hydrogenase, group A6: protein MSEVTLTIDGRQVTVPSGTSVLEAAKQAGVSIPTLCYLRDINVIGACRVCVVEIEGAKALAASCVTPVAPGMVVHTNTKQVRDARRAVVELIISNHPYECLTCVRNGSCELQSLAEAMGIRNIRFEGERATHPVDDSTPSIVRNPDKCILCRRCVSVCEKVQGVSAISTSMRGFNSVVGPAWNLPLSEAACALCGQCVLVCPTGALSEVDSTGEVWRALADPAKHVVVQTAPAIRVALGEEFGLAPGSIVTGQMVAALRALGFDRVFDTDFTADLTIMEEGHELLERLTTGGVLPMITSCSPGWIKFIEHFYPDMLANLSTCKSPQQMFGALAKTYYAEKAGLDPKDIFVVSVMPCTAKKFECKRPEMNSSGYQDVDAVLTTREVARMIREVGLDISRMEPEDYDKPLGISTGAAVIFGATGGVMEAALRTVYEVVTKEELPSLDFESVRGIEGVKEAVVQVGEVPVRVAVAHGLGNARRLLDKVRAGDASYHFIEIMACPGGCIGGGGQPIGTDLERRLERIRAIYEADRGLPIRKSHENPAILALYEEFLGKPLGERSHHLLHTHYSPRGRFQTV, encoded by the coding sequence ATGAGTGAAGTGACTCTCACGATAGACGGACGGCAGGTCACTGTCCCCTCAGGCACCAGTGTTCTGGAGGCCGCAAAGCAGGCGGGCGTCTCCATCCCTACGCTATGCTATCTTCGGGACATCAACGTCATCGGTGCGTGCCGTGTCTGCGTCGTGGAGATCGAGGGGGCGAAGGCTCTCGCCGCGTCGTGCGTGACGCCCGTCGCGCCAGGCATGGTGGTCCACACTAACACCAAACAGGTGCGGGATGCACGCCGTGCGGTCGTGGAACTGATAATCTCCAACCACCCATACGAGTGCCTGACGTGCGTGCGCAACGGGTCCTGTGAACTCCAGTCCCTGGCGGAGGCCATGGGCATAAGAAACATCAGGTTCGAAGGAGAGCGTGCCACCCACCCGGTAGACGACTCCACCCCGTCGATTGTGAGAAACCCAGACAAGTGCATCCTGTGCAGGAGGTGCGTCTCGGTCTGCGAGAAGGTCCAGGGGGTCTCGGCGATCAGCACATCGATGCGCGGGTTCAACTCCGTAGTGGGTCCTGCTTGGAACCTGCCGCTTTCGGAAGCTGCGTGTGCACTCTGTGGCCAGTGTGTGCTCGTCTGCCCCACCGGCGCCCTTTCCGAGGTCGACTCGACAGGAGAAGTATGGCGTGCACTTGCCGATCCCGCGAAGCACGTGGTGGTTCAGACCGCTCCCGCGATCCGCGTGGCTCTCGGCGAGGAGTTCGGGCTTGCCCCCGGGTCCATCGTGACCGGGCAGATGGTGGCCGCGCTTCGGGCACTCGGGTTCGACCGGGTGTTCGACACGGACTTCACTGCAGACCTGACCATCATGGAGGAAGGGCACGAGCTCTTAGAAAGGCTCACGACCGGCGGGGTTCTGCCCATGATAACTTCGTGCAGCCCGGGGTGGATCAAGTTCATCGAGCACTTCTACCCGGATATGCTTGCGAACCTGTCGACGTGCAAGTCCCCGCAGCAGATGTTTGGAGCGTTGGCCAAGACCTACTACGCGGAGAAGGCGGGGCTGGATCCGAAGGACATCTTTGTTGTCTCTGTCATGCCGTGTACTGCAAAGAAATTCGAGTGTAAGCGGCCTGAGATGAACTCCAGTGGGTACCAGGACGTTGACGCTGTCTTGACCACGCGAGAGGTTGCCAGGATGATCCGCGAGGTCGGGTTGGATATCTCCAGAATGGAGCCTGAAGACTACGATAAGCCTCTGGGCATAAGCACGGGGGCGGCCGTCATTTTCGGCGCAACCGGTGGAGTGATGGAGGCGGCTCTCCGCACTGTGTACGAAGTGGTGACCAAGGAGGAACTCCCGTCCCTCGATTTCGAGTCTGTCAGAGGCATAGAGGGAGTCAAGGAAGCTGTCGTGCAGGTAGGTGAGGTTCCCGTCCGCGTGGCCGTCGCGCATGGGCTGGGGAACGCCCGCAGGCTTCTGGACAAGGTTCGTGCGGGCGACGCGTCCTACCACTTCATAGAGATAATGGCCTGCCCCGGTGGGTGCATCGGAGGAGGGGGACAGCCTATCGGAACGGATCTCGAACGGAGGCTCGAGAGGATCCGGGCGATCTACGAGGCGGACCGCGGGCTGCCTATACGCAAGTCGCACGAGAATCCGGCGATCCTGGCACTCTACGAGGAATTCCTGGGCAAGCCCCTGGGCGAGAGATCCCACCACCTACTTCATACCCACTACTCGCCGCGTGGTCGCTTCCAGACGGTCTAG